Genomic segment of Paenibacillus sp. FSL R5-0623:
TGCCTATCCACCACATGCTCCCTTTGTACATAAATACACCAGCATTGGGTCTCGAAATATTTTCTCCTGCACTTAAAGTGGCATCATTCCCACCCATTAATGGTCTTGGATCAGCTAACCAGCTACGTCCGTCATGTGAATGCCAGATACATTTACGACCAAAGTCACCACCACCCATCACCGAGAAACCGATCCATTTGCCGCCATTTCTGAAACACGAGAAGTAACCGGTATGACCATCACCTGGAAACCCGGGAGGTTTGTCCAAAATCAAACCCACTCTTGTCCAGTTGATCATGTCTACAGAGGTCGCAAGTGCCGTCGATTGATTGATTCCCAGACCGTTTTGTTGATAATACATAAAGAACAATTGTTCTTCATCGTTCCAGATCACAAATGGAGTTTCCGTCGAATTCCCAACCACAGTGTCGAGATACACTTGTCCGTGTTTGGTCCATGGTCCTGTCGGGCTGTTCGAATAGGCTAGTCCAATTCCTCCGATGTGATTATGGTTGGTAGAATACGTAGCATAATAATCTGCTTTTGCATCAGGGATAAGCCCTTTTACCTTGATCGCCCGAAACCAATAGATCGATTGCAGACCCGCCATTGCAGCGGTATAGATAGGATTGTCCATTTTTTTATCAAATTGAGGCGTGTACATCCGTCTGGTTTCTGCATCGCAATAATCATAAGGTGAAGTGAAACTGTTGGCTGTGACATTAGCAGTCTGTTCTGCCTGGATATTTTTTTCGACCATTGACATGTTACACAACCTCCTTAACGTTCAGGGTGACAATGTCCAATGGAGAGAAGTATACTATTTCCGATGCGCCCTTTAATAGATTTGAGAGATCAACAACATTACCCATACTCGCAGCCGGCCCCTGAATAACACGAATGATAGAGCGAATGCCTGCATTATATGAATACGCTTTCATTTTGTTAATTCCTTTGCTTTCCTTACCGTTGTGATCAGTGACTGTCTCTTTCCATGGCATGCCAGGATAATGTTGATCCTTCATATTAATCCCTCCTATTGTTTTCTCACGATAAGTATATTCATGAAGTTACCTTTCTGTTAAAGCATCATGCCCTTTTTAAGGCCTAATATTCCAAGACTGGTTTGCAAAACAACATAAAATTTTATCTCCTTTTAGACTTTTTGAAGGTTATATCTTTCCTATGGAGGGGAGTGAGTTATGCAACCATCGGTTTGCTTTTGTTAAAATGACTAAACAGGCTAACCAATAACAATTGGCTAACCTGTTTAGAGGAAGAAACTGCAATATAGATGTTCTCTTAAACAATTATTTCGTGGTGTTACAGGGGATGCTTTCTTCACTTTTCTAAAACCAATGACTTATTACTCCGCAAAAAATGAAGATATGGGATTCGCTACTTTTTTATTGGATTTCTCTTTGCCTTGGTGATCCAATAGATAGTATTGGTAAAAATCGTTAGTGAATCCGACAGACTCTTGTATTTTCAGCTTAAAAGGTTCATATGCCGCATCACTCAGATGATCCTCATTCCAGAAATAATGAAGCAGCAATCGATTCTGGTTATAAGGATGTTTGATCACATATGCACCAGCAGCGAGAGGTTGATTCATGGTATTCTTCCAAGGAAAACCTGTCTGTTTCGCCCGATCGATCATGCTGGATTTTAAAGCCTGCACCAGACCGTTTGACTTGGCATTGCCAATGACAATAAGGTTGCTGTTGCCGATCTCTTTTTTCATCTTTTGCTTCAGTTCCTTGCGATCCCGTATAACGTCGTATTTCATACCGGTCATATCCAGGAATCCGGTCAACTGATTAACCATATCTTCCTGCTGTTTAGTTGCAAGCTTACTCACCTGATCGCTGAGCACAATGGTTAATTCCTCGCCTTGAAGGACTTTGTCCATCAATCGATTCATTACTTCATAAGGCAGATTAGGGATCATGCCCATGACAGCCTGATACTGTTGTTGTAACATGTCATGTACATAGGCGGCGATCTCTTCCTGTGATAATTGGTATTCCGGCTTTAAGACAAAGTTAGGCTGATATAGAGCCATTTGCATTTCTGTACGTACTTCCTTACCAAGCACATCTTCAATGGTGTGGAGCAGCCCCTCTACCGTTGCATTTTGGTACACGTAGCGTTTGAAATATGTCCTCATGAACTCGTCAAATTTCTCTTCACCGACGGAACGGTAAAGCTGATAGATGGCTTGTCTTCCCTTCTGATAATATACCAAACCTGCCAAATCCCCAGCTTCATCGTTTGTTGACGCAATCGCCATATCTACGGGCGCAGTATCAAACTGTATGGATCTGAACCCATTTAGCTTGTCTCCCTGTTTCTCGGCAAAATACACCATGGAGAAATCAGCAAAGCCTTCATCCAGGAAGGATTCTGTCTCCGAATTATTACCGATCAATGCATGGAACCACTGATGCGCTATTTCATGAACAAATGTTGTGTCTTCTTCTGGAACAGCACCATTTGGAATCTGTCCCATCTGAATGAGCCTCGCATACTCTACGGCAACGCCTTGTACATACGTCTCGACAATTCGGAACTCTGGATAGGGATACTTGCCATATTTTTCACTATAAAAATCAATGACCTTGAATGCCTGATTAATGTACCGGTCAACTATCTTTTTCTTGGATGGATCATCGTTAAAATAGTAGTATTCCACCGTCAGACCGTTACGGGTAGCGCGTTCCACTTGAAGATTAGGACTTGCAAAGAAAACAAACTCCCTCGTATTCTCGGCTACAGCAGACACAATCTTACGTCCATGTTCTGTACTGTCTTGAGTGGTGTTCGTGCCCGGCATAGCTACCTGATACTCATCAGGAACATTTAATTGAACTTCAAAGTCCGATGAGGTGTAATAATCGCTCTCAAATGTTCGACTATACGGTGCCTTGTTCCATTGATGCTTAACCTCGTCGTATACAGACATCACCGGGAACCAGTGTGCACCATTGATCATGTCTTTGTAGTAGGAAACTCGCTCTGAGCCATAGGGTATATTCAACTGAAACTCCAGTTGGAATGATACCGATTCACCTGGTTGTACGGGCTTCTTCAACTGCACGGTCAACGCTTGGTTTTCCTTATGGAAGTCCAGTGATTGGCTATCTGCGGTTACAGCCTGAATATCGATGCCACCCAGAAAGTCCTCCGCTGTTTTCTCCGGATGATCTTCACTAATCTTTTCATTATGCTGTTGGTACATGCTCGCCTGTGTAGACTTGGAGAGGTTTGCATCAGCATATGTATGGAGGACCAGCTGCTGGAGTGCATCCTTGCTTGTGTTTCGATACGTCACCTTCTCGCTCCCCTGGATCGTCATGTCCTTCTCATTCAACCGAGCCTGGATCTGATATTGAATCGGGGTCTGCTCTAGAGAGTCTTTCTGTGTGTTATGTATCTTCGTAGATACAGGCGCTGGGTCTGCTTCCGCGGCAACAACCCCCATGTTGGCAAGTGGGCTTGTTGCCAGTATTAAAGCCAGTGTACCCGCGATCCCTACTCTGGCTAACTTTGATGTAAATGGGTTTGAATAATTCATAAGTTCTCTCCTTCTCCTGTTCTATGTTGACCTCAGAACCAAGTATAGAAGACGAACCTTACGCTGAATTTATGTTTTATTTAAGTTTTGTTTAAAAAGAGGAGAGAAACTGAAGCTATCGCAAATCACATTCATGTTTGTATGTAAAAAAAAGAAAAGAAGCCTTACATTGTAAGGCTTCTCGTATATGATCTGTAGTGGGCTCGAACCACTGACCCCTACCCTGTCAAATAAGTGAGCTCTTACTATCCTTACTCTCTCTGTATAGATGATCGAGTAATTCTTTTATTCCACCCTTGATTTCAACCAATATTTTTTCTTTGCTAATGTAGACCACGTCTAACAATGTGCTTAACATCATTTTCTTCTTCTCTGTTGAAGCATTTGTAAATACATCCCGCCAAACTGGGAGATCATCTTTTAGAGCCTCCATCTCTGATATCTCCATTTTTTTGGAGGATAACAATTGCTCTATTCCCTTAATGTCTTCAGTAGTTTTCTGAATTTCGTTTTCTTTTTTCTCGATAAGACCATTGAGCATTTCTGGTTTGAATGCGCTCTTACCCATTATAGATTTTGGAACCTCAGCGTTTAATGTCACAAGCTCCTCGTAGTTCTCTTCCAGTAAATTTTGCATTGTTTTTATTTTTTCCTCTTCTTCATTAGAAACCTTCTTTTTTAATGATTCAATTTCTGATTGGAAATCTATTGTTCTGAGTTGACTTAAGTATACATCCACTCTTTCTAAGACTTGTCTCTCTACCTTCTTTGAAGAAAATGTTGCCTGTCCGTTACAATCCGTCTTTCCTTGCAATTTTCCACTACAACGGTAACTTTTATTCTGATTGTATCTGACTATTTCTCCATTAGCTGCTTTGTATTTATTTACAAATGTAGTCGTGGTCAATCTAGAATTACAACAACCGCATCTGGCTATTCCAGTTAAAAGTAAACTTCTTTAGTGCTTATGGGAATGGAATTTTCATTTCTTTTTGGATTCTTAGGGTTCTTTTTATCCCTTATATCCTGTACACTATTCCAATCCTCTTCTGAAACTATCA
This window contains:
- a CDS encoding M1 family metallopeptidase, yielding MNYSNPFTSKLARVGIAGTLALILATSPLANMGVVAAEADPAPVSTKIHNTQKDSLEQTPIQYQIQARLNEKDMTIQGSEKVTYRNTSKDALQQLVLHTYADANLSKSTQASMYQQHNEKISEDHPEKTAEDFLGGIDIQAVTADSQSLDFHKENQALTVQLKKPVQPGESVSFQLEFQLNIPYGSERVSYYKDMINGAHWFPVMSVYDEVKHQWNKAPYSRTFESDYYTSSDFEVQLNVPDEYQVAMPGTNTTQDSTEHGRKIVSAVAENTREFVFFASPNLQVERATRNGLTVEYYYFNDDPSKKKIVDRYINQAFKVIDFYSEKYGKYPYPEFRIVETYVQGVAVEYARLIQMGQIPNGAVPEEDTTFVHEIAHQWFHALIGNNSETESFLDEGFADFSMVYFAEKQGDKLNGFRSIQFDTAPVDMAIASTNDEAGDLAGLVYYQKGRQAIYQLYRSVGEEKFDEFMRTYFKRYVYQNATVEGLLHTIEDVLGKEVRTEMQMALYQPNFVLKPEYQLSQEEIAAYVHDMLQQQYQAVMGMIPNLPYEVMNRLMDKVLQGEELTIVLSDQVSKLATKQQEDMVNQLTGFLDMTGMKYDVIRDRKELKQKMKKEIGNSNLIVIGNAKSNGLVQALKSSMIDRAKQTGFPWKNTMNQPLAAGAYVIKHPYNQNRLLLHYFWNEDHLSDAAYEPFKLKIQESVGFTNDFYQYYLLDHQGKEKSNKKVANPISSFFAE